One Sporichthyaceae bacterium genomic window carries:
- a CDS encoding MEDS domain-containing protein gives MANTVALGVAGLVVPPCSHICVLVRGSESFVQVEERILRQGLLNGEVCLGVLEDPARESLLSALAEESSIAGRLHLISSWEAFLGRGAFSALEMVEHLSFSVGAALSAAGCSFARTVGEMSATLREVIGEDQLMRYESELNRSAARHPQLLLCIYDLDGFSGSSLVEILRTHPWVLLGDALINNPYYVSPDEFLATRV, from the coding sequence ATGGCAAACACGGTCGCCCTCGGTGTAGCCGGCCTCGTGGTACCGCCCTGCAGCCACATCTGCGTGTTGGTCCGCGGTTCGGAATCGTTCGTGCAGGTGGAGGAACGGATACTGCGCCAAGGTCTGCTCAACGGGGAGGTGTGCCTGGGGGTCCTGGAGGATCCTGCCCGGGAGTCACTGCTGAGCGCGCTGGCCGAGGAGTCGTCAATCGCGGGGCGGCTGCACCTGATCTCCTCGTGGGAGGCATTTCTGGGCCGGGGAGCATTCTCGGCGCTGGAGATGGTCGAACACCTGAGTTTCTCGGTGGGCGCGGCTTTGTCGGCGGCCGGGTGTTCCTTCGCCCGCACCGTCGGGGAGATGAGTGCCACCCTGCGCGAGGTCATCGGCGAGGACCAGTTGATGCGGTACGAATCCGAACTCAACCGGTCCGCCGCCCGTCATCCGCAGCTGTTGCTGTGCATCTACGACCTCGACGGGTTCAGCGGGTCGTCTCTGGTCGAGATCCTGCGCACCCATCCGTGGGTGTTGCTCGGCGACGCCCTGATCAACAACCCGTACTACGTCTCGCCAGACGAGTTCCTGGCCACCCGGGTCTGA
- a CDS encoding sigma-70 family RNA polymerase sigma factor, which produces MSTCNEETGLFAALRQDDPGRRDFALRTLSTRYEWIVRCAVQRYGGRGETRDDLAQVARLGLLNAITRFDPARGCRFPAYAMPTVTGEIKRHFRDRRRFVQIPRAMQELQLRINQARDRLAQHLCREPRPAELAAELDVPITDVRAALDAFAMFSPIDLDEPMPVTRPWQLRPEPLAVTDQALDRVVDLVALGPAIAALPERDRRILALRFYEDLPQAQIGAALGLSQMHISRLLTGILARLRKDLEAA; this is translated from the coding sequence ATGAGCACCTGCAACGAGGAGACGGGGCTGTTCGCGGCCCTGCGTCAAGACGATCCCGGGCGACGGGACTTCGCCTTGCGGACGTTGAGCACACGGTACGAGTGGATCGTGCGGTGTGCGGTGCAGCGTTACGGCGGGCGCGGCGAGACGCGCGATGACCTCGCCCAGGTGGCCCGGCTGGGCCTGCTGAACGCCATCACCAGATTCGACCCGGCGCGTGGTTGTCGCTTCCCGGCCTACGCGATGCCGACGGTGACCGGCGAGATCAAGCGGCATTTCCGTGATCGGCGGCGGTTCGTGCAGATCCCGCGCGCCATGCAGGAGCTGCAGCTCCGGATCAATCAGGCCCGGGACCGGCTCGCGCAGCACCTGTGCCGCGAACCCCGGCCCGCGGAGTTGGCCGCGGAGCTTGATGTGCCGATCACCGATGTACGGGCGGCGCTGGACGCGTTCGCGATGTTCAGCCCGATCGACCTGGACGAGCCGATGCCCGTCACGCGGCCGTGGCAATTGCGCCCGGAGCCGTTGGCCGTGACCGATCAGGCGCTGGACCGGGTCGTGGATCTGGTCGCACTGGGCCCGGCCATCGCGGCGTTGCCCGAGCGCGATCGACGCATTCTCGCGCTGCGCTTCTACGAAGACCTGCCCCAGGCGCAGATTGGGGCCGCGCTGGGCCTGTCCCAGATGCACATCAGCCGCTTGTTGACCGGGATTCTCGCCCGGCTGCGCAAGGACCTGGAGGCTGCGTAG
- a CDS encoding LuxR C-terminal-related transcriptional regulator: MQGIAEFRPEVRRLVEMAAVFGEPFSVVEMAEAIDWPVGQVLVPLEEAVSQGVLQACDARLTFVDPALRAAVYETTLGPVRTVLHRRISMIRLRVPGGADSAAKHLLAAARGGDRTVAADLDRVGHALIRTDPVAAARLRLAGWYLTDPHEDLRPARAAAAAEALLCAGRVDQSARLAELGLRCGGADSSSAARLRVACSAALLVADRPDQAVAQAEAALREQPLTIEVAEAACALRLQGLLELDEPLQVQAAAEATLGGADGMGTDNGLAMAVLALAHLAWADGRASRATGLARAAVRRADTAQTGHGVGRVSRVAYARMLTCLGEAETAGGVVDELEAHLRRRPELAHDAAPVLLRARLALVRGEFALAADQAEQALASAGQLEAASYLSWAAATLATARLRSGDFAAASALVRRHDLAHRRGPDAAAGALVAAQVVAAGGDPSEALDLIGAAGIGVPPPSRVLIEECDAPAWWTRLALAAGDRALAADVVASAERLAANSPTSVGLRAGAHHARALLQDDAGLLVRVGVEHPQPWARVRAVEDAGCAMARRHDSESTAALRSALAGYERFGARTDADRVRSRLRALGVRTRHWTRRSRPDSGWAGLTETEFRVAHIVAEGATNAEAASRLFLSRHTVDFHLRQIFRKLQIRSRVELARLVAAAGEDGPTGCGDRGNAPASRV; this comes from the coding sequence GTGCAGGGGATTGCCGAGTTCCGCCCCGAGGTTCGTCGGTTGGTCGAGATGGCCGCGGTGTTCGGTGAACCGTTCTCGGTGGTGGAGATGGCCGAGGCGATCGACTGGCCGGTCGGGCAGGTGCTGGTGCCGCTGGAGGAGGCGGTGAGTCAAGGCGTTCTGCAGGCCTGCGACGCCCGGTTGACCTTCGTTGACCCGGCGTTGCGTGCCGCGGTGTACGAGACCACCCTCGGCCCGGTGCGTACGGTGCTGCACCGACGCATCAGCATGATCCGGCTACGCGTGCCCGGTGGCGCCGATTCCGCGGCCAAACATTTGCTGGCTGCCGCCCGCGGTGGTGATCGGACGGTGGCTGCCGATCTGGATCGTGTCGGACACGCCCTCATCCGCACCGACCCCGTAGCGGCGGCCCGACTGCGCCTCGCGGGATGGTACCTGACCGATCCGCACGAGGACCTGCGCCCGGCCCGGGCCGCGGCGGCCGCGGAGGCGCTGCTGTGCGCGGGGCGGGTGGACCAATCCGCCCGACTGGCTGAGCTGGGCCTGCGCTGCGGTGGCGCCGATTCGTCGTCCGCGGCGCGGTTGCGGGTGGCGTGCAGCGCAGCCTTGCTGGTAGCGGACCGGCCGGATCAGGCGGTTGCGCAGGCCGAGGCGGCCTTGCGCGAGCAGCCGTTGACGATCGAGGTGGCCGAGGCCGCGTGCGCGCTGCGCCTACAGGGTCTGCTGGAGCTGGACGAGCCACTCCAGGTGCAGGCCGCCGCGGAGGCGACGCTCGGCGGGGCCGACGGGATGGGCACTGACAACGGATTGGCCATGGCGGTGCTGGCCCTGGCGCACCTCGCCTGGGCGGACGGTCGGGCGAGTCGGGCCACCGGGTTGGCCCGGGCGGCCGTGCGGCGTGCGGACACGGCGCAGACGGGGCACGGCGTGGGCCGGGTGTCCCGGGTGGCGTACGCGCGCATGCTCACCTGCCTCGGCGAAGCGGAGACGGCTGGGGGGGTCGTCGACGAACTGGAGGCACACCTGCGCCGACGCCCCGAGCTGGCGCACGATGCCGCGCCGGTCCTGTTGCGCGCCCGGCTGGCCCTGGTCCGGGGGGAGTTCGCCCTGGCCGCCGATCAGGCCGAGCAGGCGCTGGCCTCGGCCGGACAGCTCGAGGCGGCGTCATACCTGTCGTGGGCCGCCGCCACGTTGGCCACCGCGCGGCTGCGCTCTGGGGATTTCGCCGCGGCGAGCGCGCTGGTGCGGCGCCACGATCTCGCCCACCGGCGCGGTCCCGACGCGGCCGCCGGTGCGCTGGTCGCGGCGCAGGTGGTCGCGGCCGGAGGGGACCCCTCGGAGGCACTCGACCTCATCGGGGCCGCGGGGATCGGTGTGCCACCACCGTCCAGAGTCTTGATCGAGGAGTGCGATGCGCCGGCGTGGTGGACCCGGTTGGCCCTGGCCGCCGGCGACCGCGCACTCGCCGCGGACGTGGTGGCGTCGGCGGAGCGGTTGGCCGCGAACAGCCCGACGTCAGTCGGCCTGCGGGCGGGGGCACATCATGCCCGCGCTCTGCTGCAGGACGACGCCGGCCTGCTGGTCCGCGTCGGTGTCGAGCATCCGCAGCCGTGGGCCCGGGTCCGCGCGGTCGAGGATGCGGGCTGCGCGATGGCCCGTCGCCATGATTCGGAGTCGACGGCGGCGTTGCGGTCGGCGCTCGCCGGGTACGAACGGTTCGGCGCCCGCACTGATGCGGACCGGGTGCGGTCGCGGTTGCGGGCGCTCGGAGTCCGCACGCGGCACTGGACCCGCCGGTCACGCCCGGACTCGGGCTGGGCCGGTCTGACCGAGACCGAATTCCGGGTCGCGCACATCGTGGCCGAGGGTGCGACCAATGCCGAGGCGGCGTCCCGCTTGTTCCTGTCCCGGCACACCGTGGATTTCCATCTGCGCCAGATCTTCCGCAAGCTCCAGATCCGCTCCCGGGTGGAGCTGGCCCGGCTCGTCGCCGCGGCCGGCGAGGACGGCCCCACTGGGTGCGGCGATCGGGGCAATGCGCCGGCCTCGCGGGTCTGA
- a CDS encoding AAA family ATPase → MLLQVLDDGRLTDSQGHTVDFRNTVVIMTSNIGSEYLLEGVTGDGEIKPEGRSLVMAALRGHFRPEFLNRVDEVVLFAPLSPAQIERIVDLMLADLTNRLAQRNAALEITEAARRFIARAGYDPVYGARPSRRFIAREVETRVARALVADAVPDGALIRVDAHDDELTVQFLDGGAP, encoded by the coding sequence GTGCTGTTGCAGGTGCTCGACGACGGCCGTCTGACGGACAGTCAGGGGCACACGGTCGACTTTCGCAACACGGTGGTGATCATGACCTCCAACATCGGGTCGGAGTATCTGCTGGAAGGCGTCACCGGCGACGGCGAGATCAAACCGGAAGGTCGAAGCCTGGTCATGGCAGCGCTACGCGGGCACTTCCGGCCGGAGTTCCTCAACCGGGTCGACGAGGTCGTCTTGTTCGCGCCGCTCAGCCCTGCGCAGATCGAACGCATCGTCGACCTGATGCTCGCCGACCTGACCAACCGTCTGGCGCAGCGCAACGCGGCGCTGGAGATTACCGAAGCGGCACGTCGCTTCATCGCCCGGGCCGGGTACGACCCGGTGTACGGTGCGCGCCCCTCGCGCCGGTTCATCGCCCGCGAGGTGGAGACCCGGGTCGCCCGGGCCCTCGTCGCCGACGCGGTGCCGGACGGGGCGCTGATCCGAGTGGACGCACACGATGACGAACTCACCGTGCAGTTCCTCGACGGTGGCGCGCCCTGA
- a CDS encoding Hsp70 family protein — protein sequence MAKAVGIDLGTTNSVIATVEAGTPQVVTNAEGARTTPSVVAFTEQGERLVGQLARRQTILNPKGTISSAKRFIGRRYEEVATEIDTVAFDVVAGPENAARFAFRGRQYAPEEISALVLRKLAEDAGRFLGERVTEAVITLPAYFNDAQRQATKDAGRIAGLEVLRIINEPAAAALAYGMDKRTNETVLVFDLGGGTFDVSLLDVGDGVVEVRATAGDTHLGGDDFDRRIVDHLADDFERTDGVDPRRDPQALQRLFEAAEKAKVELSASRPITGSRRPVAASATRSRPYFCSAS from the coding sequence ATGGCGAAGGCGGTCGGGATCGATCTGGGCACCACCAACTCGGTGATCGCCACAGTTGAGGCGGGCACACCGCAGGTGGTCACCAACGCGGAGGGGGCGCGCACCACCCCGTCCGTGGTCGCGTTCACCGAACAGGGCGAGCGCCTGGTCGGCCAACTCGCGCGGCGCCAGACGATCCTCAACCCCAAGGGCACGATCTCCTCGGCGAAACGGTTCATCGGGCGTCGCTACGAGGAGGTCGCGACCGAGATCGACACGGTGGCCTTCGACGTGGTCGCCGGGCCGGAGAACGCCGCGCGGTTCGCGTTCCGCGGTCGGCAATACGCACCCGAGGAAATCTCCGCGCTGGTGCTGCGCAAGCTTGCCGAGGACGCGGGACGCTTCCTCGGCGAACGGGTCACCGAGGCAGTGATCACTCTGCCCGCGTACTTCAACGACGCGCAACGGCAGGCCACCAAGGACGCCGGGCGCATCGCCGGTCTCGAAGTGCTGCGGATCATCAACGAACCCGCCGCGGCCGCACTGGCCTACGGCATGGACAAGCGCACCAACGAGACCGTGTTGGTCTTCGATCTCGGCGGCGGGACTTTCGACGTCAGCCTGCTCGACGTCGGCGACGGAGTCGTAGAAGTGCGGGCCACCGCCGGCGACACGCACCTGGGCGGCGACGACTTCGACCGGCGCATCGTCGATCACCTGGCCGATGACTTCGAGCGCACCGACGGGGTGGACCCGCGCCGTGACCCGCAGGCCCTGCAGCGGCTGTTCGAGGCCGCGGAGAAAGCGAAGGTCGAGCTGTCCGCGTCTCGACCGATCACCGGGTCGAGGCGTCCCGTCGCCGCGTCGGCGACCAGGTCGCGCCCGTATTTCTGCAGCGCCTCGTAG